One window from the genome of Buchnera aphidicola (Macrosiphoniella sanborni) encodes:
- a CDS encoding porin, whose protein sequence is MKNRKSLAIIIPMLLATTNSIHATEIFNKNGNQIELYGSINPNYKLSHGFLSTNITSNEDSTNAILGVSGKINITDELFSYAAIEYKTDFTNLEKLSNMKHSNAVRLGYAGFKYGNWGSIDYGRNYGIFHDVESLTNHIPYVNKNSFFNNNDHYMIGRNNSLLTYRNNNIFGLVDGVSVALQYQDEAKNRTDKKQNGMTWGASVKYETDVGLTAIASFFSSPKIHINNDNNNNNNDNLASVGAYGLGVKYNTNDIYIAAFYGEARNLIPVDIMNQNNNDNNNNQSNEQKYINKTQNIEAIAEYDFHSGFHSSLSYLDSKGQNFNVQDDPNRQNIAFEKEINISTRYEFNKNISTYMNYKINLLKNDHVENNQNQNQNQNNSADNTIGAGIVYQF, encoded by the coding sequence ATGAAAAATCGTAAATCTTTAGCAATTATCATACCTATGTTATTAGCTACTACTAATAGTATTCATGCCACAGAGATTTTTAATAAAAATGGTAATCAAATTGAACTATATGGTAGTATTAATCCTAATTATAAATTATCTCATGGTTTTTTATCAACCAATATTACTTCTAATGAAGACAGTACTAATGCTATTTTAGGTGTATCAGGAAAAATAAATATTACTGATGAATTATTCAGTTATGCTGCAATTGAATATAAAACAGATTTTACAAATTTAGAAAAATTATCGAATATGAAACATTCTAATGCAGTACGTCTAGGATATGCTGGTTTTAAATATGGAAACTGGGGTTCGATAGATTATGGACGTAATTATGGGATTTTTCATGATGTTGAATCACTAACAAATCATATACCATATGTTAATAAAAATAGTTTTTTTAATAATAATGATCATTATATGATAGGTCGAAATAATAGTTTATTAACTTATAGAAATAATAACATTTTTGGTTTAGTTGATGGAGTGAGTGTTGCATTGCAATACCAAGATGAAGCTAAAAATAGAACAGATAAAAAACAAAATGGTATGACTTGGGGTGCTTCTGTAAAATATGAAACTGATGTAGGTTTAACTGCAATTGCTTCATTTTTTTCTTCTCCAAAAATTCACATTAATAATGACAACAATAACAACAATAATGATAATCTTGCTTCTGTTGGAGCATATGGATTAGGTGTTAAATATAATACAAATGATATTTATATTGCTGCTTTTTATGGTGAAGCACGTAATTTAATACCAGTAGATATTATGAATCAAAATAATAATGATAACAATAATAATCAATCAAACGAACAAAAATATATTAATAAAACACAAAATATTGAAGCTATTGCAGAATATGATTTTCATTCTGGATTTCATTCTTCTTTAAGTTATTTAGATTCAAAAGGACAAAATTTTAATGTTCAAGATGATCCAAATAGACAGAATATAGCATTTGAAAAAGAAATAAATATTTCTACACGTTATGAATTTAATAAAAATATTTCTACATATATGAATTATAAAATTAATTTATTAAAAAATGATCATGTTGAAAATAATCAAAATCAAAATCAAAATCAAAATAATTCTGCAGACAATACTATTGGTGCTGGAATAGTTTATCAGTTTTAA
- the asnS gene encoding asparagine--tRNA ligase codes for MNVVSISNIYKDDIIVNSVITVCGWVKSCRSSKLGFSFISIYDGSCLQSIQIVAKDILYNYRKDILQLTTGCAVRATGKLILSIGKKQKYEIQLKVINVLGWVENADTYPISAKKHSLEHLRKVAHLRSRTNLIGVISRIRHHVMQSLHRFFCENYYLWVPTPIVTSLNTEGAGEMFRVSTLDMNNIPKNKDGSVNFKKDFFGKESFLTVSGQLNIETYACSLSKVYTFGPTFRAENSNTTRHLAEFWMLEVESAFSNLNDISDFSEDMLKYICQSVLKNCLSDIDFLEKNIDTNIVHRLEKLLSSNFIRIDYIDAVKILCESKVKFQESVFLGIDLSSEHERFLVEKYFKNTVIIRNYPKELKAFYMRLNNDNKTVAAMDLLVPNIGELIGGSQREERIEILDQRLLELDLNKEDYWWYRDLRRYGTVPHSGFGMGFERLLSYITGVSNIRDVIPFPRTAKNANF; via the coding sequence ATGAATGTAGTATCAATATCAAATATATATAAAGATGATATTATAGTGAATAGTGTAATTACTGTATGTGGATGGGTTAAAAGTTGTAGAAGTTCAAAATTAGGATTTTCTTTTATTTCTATTTATGATGGTTCATGTCTCCAATCTATACAAATTGTTGCAAAAGATATTTTATATAATTATCGTAAAGATATATTACAGTTAACAACTGGATGTGCTGTGAGAGCTACTGGAAAATTAATATTATCAATTGGTAAAAAACAAAAATATGAAATTCAATTAAAAGTAATCAATGTTCTTGGTTGGGTTGAAAATGCAGATACTTATCCAATATCTGCTAAAAAACATAGTCTAGAACATTTAAGAAAAGTAGCACATTTAAGATCAAGAACAAATCTAATAGGTGTAATATCTCGAATAAGACACCATGTCATGCAATCATTACATCGTTTTTTTTGTGAAAATTATTATCTTTGGGTTCCAACACCTATTGTAACTAGTTTAAATACTGAAGGTGCAGGAGAGATGTTTCGTGTCTCGACATTAGACATGAATAATATTCCTAAAAATAAAGATGGATCCGTTAATTTTAAAAAGGATTTTTTTGGAAAAGAATCTTTTTTAACTGTTTCGGGTCAGTTAAATATAGAAACATATGCTTGTTCTTTATCAAAAGTGTATACCTTTGGTCCTACTTTTCGAGCAGAAAACTCTAATACTACACGTCATTTAGCAGAATTTTGGATGTTAGAAGTAGAATCAGCTTTTTCAAATTTAAATGATATATCAGATTTTTCTGAAGACATGTTAAAATATATTTGTCAATCTGTTTTAAAAAATTGTCTTTCAGATATAGATTTTCTTGAAAAAAATATTGATACTAATATAGTACATCGTTTAGAAAAATTATTATCATCTAATTTTATACGTATAGATTATATAGATGCTGTAAAAATTTTATGTGAATCTAAAGTTAAATTTCAAGAATCTGTTTTTTTAGGAATAGATTTATCTTCAGAACATGAACGTTTTCTTGTAGAAAAATATTTTAAAAATACTGTGATAATTAGAAATTATCCTAAAGAATTAAAAGCATTTTATATGAGATTAAATAATGATAATAAAACTGTTGCGGCTATGGATTTATTAGTTCCTAATATTGGAGAGTTAATTGGTGGCTCGCAACGTGAAGAACGTATTGAAATTTTAGATCAACGTTTATTAGAATTGGACTTAAACAAAGAAGATTATTGGTGGTATCGTGATCTTCGTCGATATGGCACAGTGCCGCATTCAGGCTTTGGCATGGGTTTTGAACGATTACTTTCTTATATCACTGGTGTTTCAAATATAAGAGATGTTATTCCATTTCCACGTACTGCCAAAAATGCTAATTTTTAA
- the pncB gene encoding nicotinate phosphoribosyltransferase, with protein MKQYNYPIIKKFLDTDAYKLHMQQAIFYHYKNVNVVAHFFCRGENFLGCYANVLSEQINMMKSLFLSHEEYIYMASFPFFKKEYLHWLKKFRYNISQVKIKNNKGQLNIRISGLWKEVILWEVPILSLISEIFHNDLSPKINSQLAIEHLDTKLVKFFNCTKNLDLSRLKIVDFGTRRRFSYDVQLSIIARLKKTFPFLIGSSNYHIARILQLQPVGTQAHEWFQAHQQISSDLKNSQILALKTWLYQYKSHLNIALTDSINMDAFLNDFNFSLASSYRGIRHDSGDPVKWAQKAIKHYEKLGINPLTKTLLFSDNLNFDKIISLYKKFNKTINIVFGIGTQLTCDIPYVKPLNIVIKLVKCNGKPVAKISDSPGKTFCLDAHFLKMLCKTFNVSLKK; from the coding sequence ATGAAACAATACAATTATCCAATCATCAAAAAATTTCTTGATACTGATGCATATAAACTTCATATGCAACAAGCTATTTTTTATCACTATAAAAATGTTAATGTAGTTGCTCATTTTTTTTGTAGAGGAGAAAATTTTTTAGGTTGTTATGCAAACGTTTTATCAGAACAGATTAATATGATGAAATCTTTGTTTTTAAGTCATGAAGAATATATATATATGGCTTCTTTCCCTTTTTTTAAAAAAGAATATTTACATTGGTTAAAAAAATTTCGTTATAATATCTCGCAAGTGAAGATTAAAAATAATAAAGGACAATTAAATATTCGTATCAGTGGATTATGGAAAGAAGTGATACTATGGGAAGTACCTATTTTATCACTTATCAGTGAAATTTTTCATAATGATTTATCTCCTAAAATTAATTCTCAACTTGCTATTGAACATTTAGATACTAAATTAGTAAAATTTTTTAATTGTACAAAAAATTTAGATTTATCTCGTTTAAAAATTGTTGATTTTGGTACAAGAAGAAGGTTTTCTTATGATGTACAGTTATCTATTATTGCAAGATTAAAAAAAACATTTCCCTTTTTAATTGGATCTAGTAATTATCATATAGCTAGAATATTACAATTACAACCTGTGGGTACACAGGCACACGAATGGTTTCAAGCACATCAACAAATTAGTTCTGATTTAAAAAATAGTCAAATTTTAGCTTTAAAAACATGGTTATATCAATACAAGAGTCATCTTAATATTGCTCTGACAGATTCAATTAATATGGATGCATTTTTAAATGATTTTAATTTTAGTTTGGCTTCTTCTTATAGAGGAATTAGACATGATTCTGGAGATCCAGTTAAATGGGCTCAAAAAGCTATTAAGCATTATGAAAAGTTAGGTATCAATCCTTTAACTAAAACATTATTATTTTCTGATAATTTAAATTTTGACAAGATTATATCTTTATATAAGAAATTTAATAAAACAATTAATATTGTATTTGGGATAGGAACACAATTGACTTGTGATATTCCATATGTTAAACCTTTAAATATAGTAATTAAATTAGTTAAATGTAATGGAAAACCTGTTGCTAAAATATCTGATAGTCCAGGTAAAACATTTTGTTTAGATGCACATTTTTTAAAAATGTTATGCAAAACATTTAATGTATCATTAAAAAAATAA
- a CDS encoding ATP-binding cassette domain-containing protein has translation MSLINIKDAFLSFSNLEILKNSTLSIYKNERVCLIGKNGTGKSTVLKVIDQQQELDFGHVIYKKNLKISYLQQENPKNLNISLYDFISSGCQKNHLIKKQSNQESIQIEKIIHLIKLDKNTLLSELSGGLLRKATLGRVLIGEPDVLLLDEPTNHLDIKTVKWLETFLKKFSGSILFVSHDRKFIQNISTRIVDLDRGKLISWPGNYKNFIKLKNESINLEKIQKKLFDKNLEKEEKWIRKSPKARSTRNEGRVKNLKILRKEYEDYKTIEKFNNIKINESKKNLGKIIFKLENIEYFINNNIIIRNFSSIIQHGDKLGLIGDNGCGKSTLIKILLGKKKPKKGNIYTGSTLKISYFDQNRSSLDLNKSIIDNISYGKEKIFMNGKEQHIIGYLKNFLFKPYQLQSLVKTLSGGECNRLMLARLFLKPSNVLILDEPTNDLDLDTLALIEKIIINYKGTVIIVSHDEEFINNTVNKCWLFKNNGIIETHAGNYEFLKKIDNNFKKKSKQDTLSKKNITVKIKNNSLKILNQTLYQIEKIELKIKNLQQIINEPNFFKKKLEEKLPILQMLSTEEKKLKKNIIYWEQLEESIHKKNKNI, from the coding sequence ATGTCTTTAATTAATATAAAAGATGCTTTTTTATCATTTAGCAATTTAGAAATACTCAAAAATAGCACGTTATCCATTTATAAAAATGAAAGAGTATGTTTAATTGGAAAAAATGGAACCGGAAAATCAACTGTATTAAAAGTAATTGATCAACAACAAGAATTAGATTTTGGACATGTTATTTATAAAAAAAATCTTAAAATATCTTATTTGCAGCAAGAAAATCCTAAAAATCTTAACATTTCTTTATATGATTTTATTAGTTCAGGATGTCAAAAAAATCATTTAATCAAAAAACAATCTAATCAAGAAAGTATACAAATCGAAAAAATAATACATTTAATTAAATTAGACAAAAATACTTTACTTTCTGAACTATCTGGTGGTTTATTAAGAAAAGCAACTTTAGGACGAGTATTAATAGGAGAACCTGATGTACTCTTACTTGATGAGCCGACTAATCATTTAGATATAAAAACTGTTAAATGGCTAGAAACGTTTTTAAAAAAATTTTCTGGTAGTATCTTATTTGTATCACATGATAGAAAGTTTATACAAAATATATCTACACGTATTGTTGATCTTGATCGCGGGAAATTAATTTCCTGGCCAGGAAACTATAAAAATTTTATAAAATTAAAAAATGAAAGCATTAATTTAGAAAAGATACAAAAAAAATTATTTGATAAAAATTTAGAAAAAGAAGAGAAATGGATTAGAAAAAGTCCTAAAGCACGATCTACACGAAATGAAGGAAGAGTAAAGAATTTAAAAATTTTAAGAAAAGAATATGAAGATTATAAAACAATAGAAAAATTTAATAATATTAAAATTAATGAATCTAAAAAAAATTTGGGTAAAATAATTTTTAAACTAGAAAATATAGAATATTTTATTAATAATAATATTATTATTCGAAATTTTTCATCAATTATTCAGCATGGTGATAAATTAGGATTAATTGGTGACAATGGATGTGGGAAAAGCACATTAATCAAAATACTTTTAGGTAAAAAAAAACCTAAAAAAGGAAATATTTATACAGGTAGTACATTAAAAATATCATATTTTGATCAAAATAGATCTTCATTAGATTTAAATAAATCTATTATTGATAATATATCTTATGGTAAAGAAAAAATTTTTATGAATGGAAAAGAACAACATATTATAGGATATCTAAAAAATTTTCTTTTTAAACCATATCAATTACAATCTTTAGTAAAAACATTATCTGGAGGAGAATGTAATAGATTAATGTTAGCAAGATTGTTTTTGAAACCAAGTAATGTACTCATTCTTGATGAACCTACAAATGATTTAGACTTAGATACTTTAGCGTTAATAGAAAAAATTATTATAAATTACAAAGGTACTGTAATAATCGTAAGTCATGATGAAGAATTTATTAATAATACAGTAAATAAATGTTGGTTATTTAAAAATAATGGCATTATTGAAACACATGCAGGAAATTATGAATTTTTAAAAAAAATAGATAATAATTTTAAGAAAAAATCAAAACAAGATACTTTATCTAAAAAAAATATTACAGTAAAAATAAAAAATAATTCTTTAAAAATACTTAATCAAACATTATATCAAATAGAAAAAATAGAATTAAAAATTAAAAATTTACAACAAATTATTAATGAACCAAACTTTTTTAAAAAAAAACTAGAAGAAAAATTACCAATATTACAAATGTTATCTACAGAAGAAAAAAAATTAAAAAAAAATATCATCTATTGGGAACAATTAGAAGAATCAATACATAAAAAAAATAAAAATATTTAA
- a CDS encoding rhodanese-related sulfurtransferase produces MSRLHNVISKKELKKRMFYENDSRLTLSFYKYFTIIKLQEYRDLIYKFFYKYNFLGRVYIAEEGINAQISIPKQYYLFLKRFLARLDVQLKNLHINKALNYEKSFWFLSVKIKKKIVQDGIIEPFFHPQHVGIYIKAKMVNFMLHDNQTIFIDMRNSYEYAIGHFKNAIEIKSLTFREQLRNVIKLMHYAKNKNIVMYCTGGIRCEKATAWMLFNGFKNVYHIQGGILGYVHDAKKNGLPILFEGKNFVFDHRMSEKVSDKIISFCKQCNQPADTYINCQYNLCHLLFIQCHQCSIYFKKCCSLLCREKYIS; encoded by the coding sequence ATGTCTCGTTTACATAATGTAATTTCTAAAAAAGAACTAAAAAAACGTATGTTTTATGAAAATGATTCACGTTTAACATTGTCTTTTTATAAATATTTTACAATAATCAAACTTCAAGAATATCGAGATTTAATTTATAAATTTTTTTATAAATATAATTTCTTAGGACGTGTTTATATTGCTGAAGAAGGTATTAATGCACAAATAAGTATTCCAAAACAATATTATTTATTTTTAAAAAGATTTTTAGCTAGATTAGACGTTCAATTAAAAAACTTACATATTAATAAGGCATTAAATTACGAAAAATCTTTCTGGTTTCTATCTGTTAAAATTAAAAAAAAAATTGTACAAGATGGTATTATAGAACCTTTTTTTCATCCACAGCATGTTGGTATTTATATTAAAGCAAAAATGGTTAATTTCATGTTACATGATAACCAAACAATATTTATTGATATGAGAAATTCTTATGAATATGCTATTGGTCATTTTAAAAATGCAATAGAAATTAAAAGTTTAACTTTTCGAGAACAATTACGAAATGTAATAAAATTAATGCATTATGCAAAAAATAAAAATATTGTTATGTATTGTACCGGAGGTATTCGTTGTGAAAAAGCTACTGCTTGGATGCTTTTTAATGGTTTTAAAAATGTCTATCATATACAAGGAGGTATTTTAGGTTATGTACATGATGCTAAAAAAAATGGATTGCCAATTTTGTTTGAAGGAAAAAATTTTGTTTTTGATCATCGCATGAGCGAAAAAGTTTCAGATAAAATAATATCTTTTTGTAAACAGTGTAATCAACCTGCTGATACTTATATTAATTGTCAATATAATTTATGTCATCTTCTTTTCATTCAATGTCATCAATGTTCAATATATTTTAAAAAATGTTGTTCTTTATTATGTAGAGAAAAATATATTTCTTAA